In a genomic window of Streptomyces sp. NBC_01142:
- a CDS encoding NADP-dependent malic enzyme — MAAEIVNPRSDSATDSVPGDSGEPFDPAFALHRGGKMAIQATVPVRDKDDLSLAYTPGVAKVCSAIAEQPDLVHDYTWKSQVVAVVTDGTAVLGLGDIGPEASLPVMEGKAILFKQFGGVDAVPIALATTDTDEIIETVVRLAPSFGGVNLEDISAPRCFEIERRLQERLDIPVFHDDQHGTAVVTLAALRNAAKLTGRGLGDLRAVISGAGAAGVAIAKFLLEAGIGDVAVADRKGVVSRDREDLTSVKRELAEITNRAGLSGSLETALAGADVFIGVSGGTVAETAVASMAKGAFVFAMANPNPEVHPDVAHRYAAVVATGRSDYPNQINNVLAFPGIFAGALQVRASRITEGMKIAAANALADVVGDALAADYVIPSPFDERVAPAVTAAVAAAARAEGVARR; from the coding sequence ATGGCAGCGGAGATCGTCAATCCACGCAGCGACAGCGCTACGGACAGTGTTCCCGGAGACTCCGGCGAGCCCTTCGATCCGGCCTTCGCGCTGCATCGCGGCGGCAAGATGGCCATCCAGGCCACTGTGCCGGTGCGTGACAAGGACGACCTGTCCCTCGCGTACACACCCGGTGTCGCCAAGGTGTGCAGCGCGATCGCCGAGCAACCCGATCTCGTCCACGACTACACCTGGAAGTCCCAGGTTGTCGCTGTCGTGACGGACGGGACCGCGGTGCTCGGTCTTGGCGACATCGGGCCGGAGGCATCGCTTCCGGTCATGGAGGGGAAAGCCATCCTCTTCAAGCAGTTCGGCGGCGTGGACGCGGTCCCGATCGCGCTCGCCACGACGGACACCGACGAGATCATCGAGACCGTCGTGCGGCTCGCGCCGTCGTTCGGTGGAGTCAACCTCGAGGACATCTCGGCGCCGCGCTGCTTCGAGATCGAGCGCAGGCTCCAGGAGCGCCTCGACATTCCCGTCTTCCACGACGACCAGCACGGCACGGCCGTGGTGACCCTCGCCGCGCTGCGCAACGCCGCGAAGCTGACCGGTCGCGGTCTCGGTGACCTGCGCGCCGTCATCTCCGGCGCCGGCGCGGCGGGCGTGGCCATCGCGAAGTTCCTGCTGGAGGCGGGCATCGGCGATGTGGCGGTGGCCGACCGCAAGGGCGTCGTCAGCCGGGACCGCGAGGACCTCACGTCCGTCAAGCGGGAGCTAGCCGAGATCACCAACCGGGCGGGGCTGAGCGGCTCGCTGGAGACGGCTCTGGCCGGCGCGGACGTCTTCATCGGCGTCTCCGGCGGCACGGTGGCGGAGACGGCGGTCGCGTCGATGGCGAAGGGTGCGTTCGTCTTCGCCATGGCCAACCCGAACCCCGAGGTCCACCCCGACGTCGCGCACCGGTACGCGGCGGTCGTGGCCACGGGGCGCAGCGACTACCCGAACCAGATCAACAACGTCCTGGCCTTCCCGGGGATCTTCGCGGGCGCGCTGCAGGTCCGGGCGTCGCGGATCACCGAGGGCATGAAGATCGCCGCGGCGAACGCGCTGGCGGACGTGGTGGGCGACGCGCTGGCGGCCGACTACGTGATCCCCTCGCCGTTCGACGAGCGGGTCGCCCCTGCCGTCACGGCGGCGGTCGCGGCGGCAGCCCGCGCGGAGGGCGTCGCCCGCCGCTGA
- a CDS encoding phosphoesterase, with protein MNLVVNGDAESGPGGSAEPVGTVTGWVIGQGAPALIAYSLGGGYPTPADPGPVQRGSRFFSGGNTPRTTLVQDIVLPAAGATGRAAVDAGRVRYAVGAWLGGYAAQEDGARLSVEFRDTRGTPVALSVLGPVTAAERGARTGLVERTAAAAVPPGARSARVLLVFTRTGGGTSNDGYADGISLTLTATGGRS; from the coding sequence GTGAACCTGGTCGTCAACGGCGACGCCGAGAGCGGGCCCGGAGGGTCCGCCGAACCGGTCGGCACAGTGACCGGATGGGTCATCGGGCAGGGCGCGCCCGCGCTCATCGCCTACAGCCTGGGCGGTGGGTACCCGACCCCCGCCGATCCCGGGCCCGTCCAGCGCGGCAGCCGCTTCTTCAGCGGCGGGAACACGCCCCGCACCACCCTCGTACAGGACATCGTGCTGCCCGCCGCCGGAGCGACCGGGCGCGCCGCCGTCGACGCCGGCCGGGTGCGGTACGCCGTCGGCGCCTGGCTCGGCGGCTACGCGGCCCAGGAGGACGGCGCGCGTCTGTCCGTGGAGTTCCGCGACACCCGGGGAACGCCCGTCGCGCTGAGCGTGCTCGGCCCGGTGACCGCCGCCGAACGCGGTGCACGCACCGGCCTCGTGGAGCGCACCGCGGCGGCCGCCGTACCGCCCGGGGCCCGCAGCGCGCGCGTCCTGCTGGTCTTCACCCGTACCGGCGGCGGGACGTCGAACGACGGCTACGCGGACGGGATCTCGCTCACCCTGACGGCTACGGGAGGCCGGTCGTGA
- a CDS encoding alkaline phosphatase: MTLNRRDLLKAAGAAGALNLAWPLSAGLSPAQAREAAEALGADYDPAPFTLGVASGDPQPTSVVLWTRLAPEPLAPEQKLPEIVEVEWVVAQDSALRRVVARGKAPASATLGHSVHIPVGGLRANTRYWYAFTALGKTSRVGRTRTAPAGPVAKVRFAAANCQAFHDGYYAAHRGIARENVDFVVHLGDYIYEHGPVGGDHVRDHDTAEILTLADYRRRHALYKGDASLREAHAAHPWFLTWDDHEVVNDYSGTGGGAPFLRRRAAAYQAWYENMPHRDSGNSALPDPEIHRVRRWGDLLELTVLDLRSYRSAQNLADGTILGADQKSWLKQGITRAPDAWHVWANSIMLSQLRGRPGGPYMFTDQWDGFLAERKEVLNHVRTSGLEDLVVITGDWHSAFVDDIRTDFDDTSSPVVGTEFTAHSVTSGAYSAEWNKTNGPVMGRANPHLKYFEGNRYGYDVYEVTPERFSAHMRVIADRRDPVSPVTTLTTFHVDRGTAGSYEDPATKNSPAQYRRD, translated from the coding sequence GTGACGCTCAACCGCCGTGATCTGCTCAAGGCGGCCGGTGCCGCGGGCGCGCTCAACCTCGCCTGGCCGCTGAGCGCGGGCCTCTCGCCTGCGCAGGCCCGCGAGGCCGCCGAGGCGCTGGGCGCCGACTACGACCCGGCGCCGTTCACGCTGGGTGTCGCCTCCGGGGACCCGCAGCCGACGAGCGTCGTGCTGTGGACCCGCCTCGCGCCCGAACCCCTCGCTCCCGAGCAGAAGCTGCCCGAGATCGTCGAGGTCGAATGGGTCGTCGCCCAGGACTCCGCCCTGCGGCGGGTCGTGGCCCGCGGCAAGGCCCCGGCCTCCGCCACGCTCGGGCACAGCGTGCACATACCCGTCGGCGGGCTGCGGGCGAACACCCGCTACTGGTACGCCTTCACGGCGCTCGGAAAGACCAGCCGGGTCGGCCGCACCAGGACCGCACCTGCCGGCCCCGTCGCCAAGGTCCGTTTCGCCGCGGCCAACTGCCAGGCCTTCCACGACGGTTACTACGCCGCCCATCGCGGCATCGCCCGCGAGAACGTGGACTTCGTCGTCCACCTCGGCGACTACATCTACGAGCACGGCCCCGTCGGCGGCGACCATGTGCGCGACCATGACACCGCCGAGATCCTCACCCTCGCCGACTACCGGCGCCGGCACGCCCTCTACAAGGGCGACGCCTCCCTGCGCGAGGCTCACGCCGCCCACCCCTGGTTCCTCACCTGGGACGACCACGAGGTCGTCAACGACTACAGCGGTACGGGCGGCGGCGCGCCGTTCCTGCGGCGCCGGGCAGCCGCGTACCAGGCCTGGTACGAGAACATGCCCCACCGCGACAGCGGGAACTCGGCGCTGCCCGACCCCGAGATCCACCGGGTCCGCCGCTGGGGCGACCTGCTGGAACTGACCGTCCTCGATCTGCGTTCGTACCGCTCCGCGCAGAATCTCGCGGACGGCACGATCCTCGGCGCCGATCAGAAGTCCTGGCTCAAGCAGGGCATCACGCGGGCCCCCGATGCCTGGCACGTCTGGGCCAACTCGATCATGCTCAGCCAGCTCCGGGGCAGGCCCGGCGGCCCGTACATGTTCACCGACCAGTGGGACGGCTTCCTTGCCGAGCGCAAGGAAGTGCTGAACCATGTCCGCACCAGCGGCCTCGAGGACCTCGTCGTGATCACCGGCGACTGGCACTCCGCCTTCGTCGACGACATCAGGACCGACTTCGACGACACCTCCTCGCCCGTCGTCGGCACGGAGTTCACCGCACACTCGGTCACCTCGGGGGCGTACTCCGCGGAGTGGAACAAGACCAACGGCCCGGTCATGGGCCGGGCCAACCCGCATCTGAAGTACTTCGAGGGCAACCGCTACGGCTATGACGTCTACGAGGTCACGCCGGAGCGCTTCAGCGCCCATATGCGGGTGATCGCCGACCGGCGCGACCCGGTCTCGCCCGTCACCACCCTCACCACGTTCCATGTGGACCGCGGCACGGCAGGCTCGTACGAGGACCCGGCGACGAAGAACTCCCCGGCCCAGTACAGAAGGGACTGA
- a CDS encoding zinc-binding dehydrogenase — protein sequence MFAAYAARIDRDQPLNGLELGERPAPEARPGWTTVTVKAASLNHHDLWSLRGVGLAEDKLPMILGCDAAGIDEDGNEVVIHSVIGQTGHGVGPNEPRSILTERYQGTFAEQVTVPAWNVLAKPAELSFEQAACLPTAWLTAYRMLFTNAGVRPGDSVLVQGAGGGVATAAIVLGKAAGLRMYATSRDEAKRKRALELGAEEAYEPGARLPRRVDAVIETVGAATWSHSVKSLRPGGTLVISGATSGDRPSHAELTRIFFLELKVVGSTMGSKDELEDLLSFCAATGVRPVIDEVLPLDRARDGFERMAGGDLFGKIVLTAS from the coding sequence ATGTTCGCCGCCTACGCCGCCCGCATCGATCGCGACCAGCCCCTCAACGGCCTCGAACTGGGCGAACGCCCGGCTCCCGAGGCACGCCCCGGCTGGACCACCGTCACTGTCAAGGCCGCCTCCCTCAACCACCATGACCTCTGGTCGCTGCGGGGCGTCGGCCTCGCCGAGGACAAGCTGCCGATGATCCTCGGCTGCGATGCCGCCGGCATCGACGAGGACGGCAACGAGGTGGTGATCCACTCCGTCATCGGCCAGACCGGGCACGGGGTCGGCCCGAACGAGCCCCGCTCCATCCTCACCGAGCGCTACCAGGGCACCTTCGCCGAGCAGGTCACCGTCCCCGCCTGGAATGTGCTGGCCAAGCCGGCCGAGCTCTCCTTCGAGCAGGCCGCCTGCCTGCCGACCGCCTGGCTCACCGCGTACCGGATGCTCTTCACCAACGCCGGGGTGCGGCCCGGCGACTCGGTCCTCGTGCAGGGCGCCGGGGGAGGTGTCGCGACCGCCGCGATTGTCCTCGGGAAGGCGGCAGGCCTGCGCATGTACGCCACCAGCCGCGACGAGGCCAAGCGCAAGCGGGCCCTGGAGCTGGGCGCGGAGGAGGCGTACGAACCGGGGGCGCGGCTGCCCCGGCGCGTGGACGCCGTCATCGAGACGGTCGGCGCCGCGACCTGGTCGCACTCGGTCAAGTCGCTGCGGCCCGGCGGCACCCTGGTGATCTCCGGCGCCACCAGCGGCGACCGTCCCTCGCACGCCGAGCTGACCCGGATCTTCTTCCTGGAGCTCAAGGTCGTCGGCTCGACGATGGGCTCGAAGGACGAACTGGAGGATCTCCTCTCCTTCTGTGCGGCGACGGGCGTACGGCCGGTGATCGACGAGGTGCTGCCGCTGGACCGGGCCAGGGACGGTTTCGAACGGATGGCCGGCGGCGACCTTTTCGGAAAGATCGTGCTGACGGCCTCTTGA
- a CDS encoding cellulase family glycosylhydrolase produces the protein MRTRRTIPILLGCSLLLAAGAPAPAAHAARAARAAPAASASPADPGGIPRLTDDRGRTLTLRGWNVEDKANRGEQALSAITEKHFRDLRAKGFNFARLLVFWDDLEPRQGQYSQAYLRTIEQVLNWADKHGIHVLIDAHQDVFGPAFGHRGIPEWATRTDGLPFTPHPDDWFSEYFEPAVQRAFTHLYEDEDLRRAQARMWRVLADRFEDHPAVLGYDLINEPMGELREGEDLPTAARRIERDQLTPMYNRLADAVRRADDDTWLFVEPTPIVGEGVPTGLGRIKDPKVVYAPHFYNAAMEAGADYDPSAGWIESYEAAVTAYPKEQRIPVVVGEWGPLNNSLPNMSRFYREALSSLNRYSSGWAGYVWCYGGGYCAVDDRGRFRTNKEQTAAPYAPAVAGRVGTDAYDPANGTYRLQYRASLRPGTTDISLPPGPAGWRIALDGPAWTSTRTVSAGRAGEVRVHAWPGARITVTVTPRTPR, from the coding sequence ATGCGTACGCGCCGAACGATCCCGATACTGCTCGGCTGCTCTCTCCTTCTGGCGGCAGGGGCCCCGGCTCCTGCCGCCCACGCCGCGCGGGCTGCCCGCGCCGCCCCGGCCGCCTCGGCGTCCCCCGCGGACCCGGGCGGCATCCCCCGCCTGACGGACGACCGCGGCCGGACCCTCACCCTGCGCGGCTGGAACGTCGAGGACAAGGCGAACCGCGGCGAGCAGGCCCTGTCCGCCATCACCGAGAAGCACTTCCGCGACCTGCGCGCCAAGGGCTTCAACTTCGCCAGGCTGCTGGTCTTCTGGGACGACCTCGAACCCCGGCAGGGCCAGTACAGCCAGGCGTATCTGCGCACGATCGAACAGGTCCTGAACTGGGCCGACAAGCATGGCATCCATGTGCTCATCGACGCCCACCAGGATGTCTTCGGCCCGGCCTTCGGGCACCGCGGCATCCCGGAGTGGGCCACCAGGACCGACGGGCTGCCCTTCACCCCGCACCCGGACGACTGGTTCTCCGAGTACTTCGAGCCGGCCGTGCAGCGCGCCTTCACCCACCTCTACGAGGACGAGGACCTGCGGCGCGCCCAGGCACGGATGTGGCGGGTCCTCGCCGACCGCTTCGAGGACCATCCGGCCGTTCTCGGCTACGACCTGATCAACGAGCCGATGGGCGAACTGCGGGAGGGCGAGGACCTGCCCACGGCCGCCCGCCGGATCGAGCGCGACCAGCTCACGCCGATGTACAACCGCCTTGCGGACGCGGTCCGCAGGGCCGACGACGACACCTGGCTCTTCGTCGAGCCCACCCCGATCGTCGGCGAGGGCGTCCCCACGGGCCTCGGGAGGATCAAGGACCCGAAGGTCGTCTACGCCCCGCACTTCTACAACGCGGCGATGGAGGCGGGCGCGGACTACGACCCCTCGGCGGGATGGATCGAGTCGTACGAGGCGGCCGTCACCGCATACCCGAAGGAGCAGCGGATCCCGGTCGTGGTGGGGGAGTGGGGGCCGCTGAACAACTCCCTCCCGAACATGTCCCGCTTCTACCGCGAGGCGCTCTCCTCTCTGAACCGCTACAGCTCCGGGTGGGCGGGCTATGTCTGGTGCTACGGGGGCGGGTACTGCGCGGTCGACGACCGGGGCCGCTTCCGTACGAACAAGGAGCAGACCGCCGCGCCGTACGCCCCGGCCGTGGCGGGACGGGTGGGCACGGATGCGTACGACCCGGCGAACGGGACCTACCGCCTTCAGTACCGGGCGTCCCTGCGGCCGGGCACGACGGATATCTCGCTGCCGCCGGGCCCGGCCGGCTGGCGTATCGCGCTGGATGGCCCGGCCTGGACGAGCACCCGGACGGTGTCGGCCGGCAGGGCGGGCGAGGTGCGGGTGCATGCCTGGCCCGGGGCGCGGATCACGGTCACCGTCACTCCTCGTACACCACGATGA
- a CDS encoding MBL fold metallo-hydrolase, giving the protein MIDFRTNAPVAGSLDVQWHAGWPSPKHDPAPEIQVHAYSEHTVILRQNKSVHYEAPFLFLLFGNERALLLDTGATADPAHFPLRTTVDMLMERWLARHPRAEYGLVVAHTHGHSDHIAGDRQFADRLRTEVVGASPEEVRSFFGFGDWPDGPAELDLGGRVLDLLPGPGHQEAAIVFHDRHTGLLLTGDSLYPGRLYVQDTAAFTATVDRLLAFCANTPVTHILGCHIEMTTTRDKDYPRGTTHQPDEPPLQLTTAHLRRLRSALAVHEGPCGDFIVVYEE; this is encoded by the coding sequence GTGATCGATTTCCGTACGAACGCACCCGTGGCGGGCAGCCTCGACGTCCAGTGGCATGCCGGCTGGCCCTCCCCCAAGCACGACCCCGCACCGGAGATCCAGGTGCACGCGTACTCCGAGCACACCGTGATCCTGCGGCAGAACAAGTCCGTGCACTATGAAGCCCCGTTCCTCTTCCTGCTGTTCGGGAACGAACGAGCGCTGCTGCTGGACACCGGAGCCACGGCCGACCCCGCGCACTTCCCGCTGCGCACCACCGTCGACATGCTGATGGAGCGGTGGCTCGCCAGGCATCCCCGTGCGGAGTACGGACTGGTGGTGGCGCACACCCACGGCCACAGCGATCACATAGCGGGCGACCGGCAGTTCGCGGACCGGCTGCGCACCGAGGTCGTCGGGGCTTCACCGGAGGAGGTGAGGAGCTTCTTCGGGTTCGGCGACTGGCCGGACGGACCCGCCGAGCTGGACCTCGGCGGGCGGGTGCTCGATCTGCTGCCGGGGCCCGGACACCAGGAGGCCGCGATCGTGTTCCACGACCGGCACACCGGCCTGCTGCTGACCGGCGACTCCCTCTACCCCGGACGGCTGTATGTGCAGGACACCGCCGCCTTCACCGCCACCGTCGACCGGCTGCTCGCCTTCTGCGCGAACACCCCGGTGACGCATATCCTCGGCTGCCACATCGAGATGACGACCACCCGGGACAAGGACTATCCCCGCGGCACCACCCATCAGCCGGACGAGCCCCCGCTCCAGCTGACGACCGCGCATCTGAGACGGCTGCGCAGCGCCCTCGCCGTGCACGAGGGCCCGTGCGGGGACTTCATCGTGGTGTACGAGGAGTGA
- a CDS encoding HTH domain-containing protein — MTEATDLAERAGDRDPRVGLRAVAALRRLLEQLEAVQVRSARNQGWSWQEIAAELGVSRQAVHKKYGRQ, encoded by the coding sequence ATGACCGAAGCAACCGATCTCGCCGAGCGGGCGGGCGACCGCGACCCCCGGGTCGGGCTGCGGGCCGTCGCCGCGCTGCGGCGGCTCCTGGAGCAGCTCGAAGCCGTGCAGGTGCGCAGTGCCCGTAACCAGGGCTGGTCGTGGCAGGAGATCGCGGCCGAGCTGGGCGTCAGCCGGCAGGCCGTACACAAGAAGTACGGGAGGCAGTGA
- a CDS encoding Clp protease N-terminal domain-containing protein: MFERFTQDARDVVTGCVEHSERAGADSITEEHVLLAMLDQEGTRAAFAFAALGITHRRASVEKALADARRRGGLSKADSDALAGLGIDLAEVVSKIEETHGQGAMQVGRKSKRWWSGHRSFTPEAKSVLEKSLRIALGRGDREIGGEHVLLALTARPGVVADVLAEHGATYETVERAMFGGGAAKAG, translated from the coding sequence ATGTTCGAGCGTTTCACCCAGGATGCGCGGGATGTCGTGACGGGGTGCGTAGAACACTCGGAACGGGCGGGCGCGGACTCCATCACCGAGGAGCACGTCCTGCTGGCGATGCTCGACCAGGAGGGGACACGGGCGGCGTTCGCCTTCGCGGCGCTGGGGATCACCCACCGGCGCGCGTCGGTCGAGAAGGCGCTGGCGGACGCGCGGCGGCGCGGGGGCCTTTCGAAGGCGGACTCGGATGCGCTGGCCGGGCTCGGTATCGATCTGGCGGAGGTCGTCTCGAAGATCGAGGAGACGCATGGGCAGGGTGCGATGCAGGTGGGCAGGAAGTCGAAGCGGTGGTGGTCGGGGCACCGTTCGTTCACCCCGGAGGCGAAGAGTGTCCTCGAGAAGTCGCTCCGCATCGCGCTGGGGCGCGGCGACCGGGAGATCGGCGGCGAGCATGTGCTGCTGGCGCTGACGGCGCGGCCGGGGGTGGTGGCGGACGTGCTGGCGGAGCACGGGGCGACGTACGAGACGGTGGAGAGGGCGATGTTCGGGGGTGGCGCGGCGAAGGCGGGGTGA
- a CDS encoding helix-turn-helix transcriptional regulator — protein MPPVFAHGRLRLYLLKLLDEAPRHGYEVIRLLEERFQGLYAPSAGTVYPRLAKLEAEGLVTHATEGGRKVYSITAAGREELAGRSGELADLELEIRESVSELAAEIRDDVRGAAGKLRSEMRAAASETRRGGSDTSDWESAFGDKEAWHTAKEELRKAKQEWKEQARRAKDESRRAREDAQQAQRQAKEAQETAREELQRIAKQVQDTVQDHFARGDWPKGVREGLSELSTQLGGLARGTAWPPFVKPEPAEAESAPEWAKDTTTDSDDPARDLDRLLDRFRDDIRDAARDHGVTKEQLSETRRHLSTAAAHIGALLHRPRP, from the coding sequence ATGCCACCCGTCTTCGCCCACGGCCGTCTGCGTCTCTATCTGCTCAAGCTCCTGGACGAGGCCCCGCGCCACGGCTACGAGGTGATCCGGCTGCTGGAGGAGCGCTTCCAGGGCCTGTACGCGCCGAGCGCCGGCACGGTGTACCCGCGGCTGGCCAAGCTGGAGGCCGAGGGCCTGGTCACGCACGCCACGGAAGGTGGCCGCAAGGTCTACTCGATCACCGCCGCCGGCCGCGAGGAACTGGCCGGGCGCAGCGGCGAGCTGGCCGACCTCGAACTGGAGATCCGCGAGTCGGTCTCCGAACTGGCCGCGGAGATCCGCGACGACGTGCGCGGCGCGGCGGGCAAGCTGCGCAGCGAGATGCGCGCGGCGGCGTCGGAAACGCGCCGCGGCGGCTCCGACACGTCCGACTGGGAGTCCGCCTTCGGCGACAAGGAGGCGTGGCACACGGCGAAGGAGGAGCTGCGCAAGGCCAAGCAGGAGTGGAAGGAGCAGGCGCGGCGGGCGAAGGACGAGTCGCGCCGGGCCCGCGAGGACGCGCAGCAGGCGCAGCGCCAGGCCAAGGAGGCGCAGGAGACGGCCCGCGAGGAGCTGCAGCGCATCGCCAAGCAGGTCCAGGACACGGTGCAGGACCACTTCGCACGGGGCGACTGGCCGAAGGGCGTACGGGAAGGGCTGTCGGAGCTCAGTACGCAGCTGGGGGGCCTGGCGCGGGGTACGGCGTGGCCGCCCTTCGTCAAGCCGGAACCGGCGGAGGCCGAATCCGCCCCGGAGTGGGCGAAGGACACGACGACGGACTCGGACGACCCGGCACGGGACCTGGACAGGCTGCTTGACCGCTTCCGCGACGACATCCGCGACGCGGCGCGCGACCACGGCGTCACGAAGGAACAACTGTCCGAAACCCGGCGCCACCTGTCCACGGCGGCGGCCCACATCGGAGCACTCCTCCACCGGCCAAGGCCCTAG
- a CDS encoding DUF6104 family protein yields MYFTDRGIEELEKRRGEQEVTFEWLAEQLRTFVDLNPDFEVPVERLATWLARLDDEDEDE; encoded by the coding sequence TTGTACTTCACCGATCGCGGCATCGAGGAGCTGGAGAAGCGGCGCGGCGAGCAGGAGGTCACTTTCGAGTGGCTCGCCGAGCAGCTGCGTACCTTCGTCGACCTCAACCCGGACTTCGAGGTCCCGGTCGAGCGTCTGGCCACCTGGCTGGCGCGCCTGGACGACGAGGACGAGGACGAGTGA